Proteins encoded together in one Eublepharis macularius isolate TG4126 chromosome 2, MPM_Emac_v1.0, whole genome shotgun sequence window:
- the LOC129324851 gene encoding carbohydrate sulfotransferase 8-like — MKKLLQKLLAFLFIGSLLGIFLLQKFRPWQPEKKDPEKEWLKRQNDRKDQLYVICQNENLSSSEWKLKDRVARQLFVVQRLRLIYCEVPKVGCSNWKRILLLLTLNLDRDPSEIDQNEIHRTGFLKRLSSYPSEQQMELLDNYTKVMFTRHPLERLVSAYRDKLLHNEPYYGIILTNEIKALLRKNINSTKEVTFQEFVQYVVTRKPKDLDIHWKPMFALCDPCNIHYDILGKYETLAQDAKQVLKRIGAPESLHYPNTKMYSSEKRTNKNITWEYLRELSWNHIGKLKEIYRMDFSLFNYSFNFRNETLPLRFNHTK; from the exons ATGAAGAAGCTGCTTCAGAAGTTGTTGGCTTTCCTTTTCATTGGCAGTTTGCTTGGGATTTTTCTGCTGCAGAAGTTCCGTCCCTGGCAACCCGAAAAGAAGG ATCCTGAAAAAGAATGGCTTAAAAGACAAAATGATCGTAAAGACCAATTGTATGTCATCTGCCAGAATGAAAATCTGTCAAGTTCAGAATGGAAACTGAAGGATAGGGTTGCCCGACAGCTCTTTGTGGTTCAGAGGCTTAGGCTGATCTACTGTGAGGTACCCAAAGTTGGCTGCTCCAACTGGAAGAGAATCCTTCTACTCCTCACTCTCAACCTTGACAGAGACCCCTCTGAAATAGACCAGAATGAAATCCATAGAACAGGATTTCTGAAGAGGTTGAGTTCTTACCCTTCTGAACAGCAAATGGAACTTCTGGACAACTACACTAAGGTGATGTTCACCAGGCATCCTCTAGAAAGGCTGGTGTCTGCATACAGGGACAAGCTCCTCCATAATGAGCCTTACTATGGCATCATACTAACAAATGAGATCAAGGCCTTGTTAAGGAAGAACATAAATTCCACAAAGGAAGTAACTTTCCAGGAGTTTGTGCAGTATGTTGTGACAAGGAAACCCAAGGATTTGGACATACACTGGAAGCCAATGTTTGCACTCTGTGATCCCTGCAACATTCATTATGACATTCTGGGGAAGTATGAGACGCTGGCACAAGATGCCAAACAAGTTCTCAAGAGAATTGGTGCTCCAGAAAGCCTCCACTACCCAAATACCAAGATGTATAGTTCAGAGAAACGGACTAATAAGAATATCACCTGGGAGTACTTAAGGGAACTCAGCTGGAATCACATAGGGAAACTCAAGGAGATTTACCGGATGGATTTCTCTTTGTTTAACTATTCTTTCAATTTCAGAAATGAAACTTTGCCCCTAAGGTTCAATCATACTAAataa